A genomic window from Solanum dulcamara chromosome 11, daSolDulc1.2, whole genome shotgun sequence includes:
- the LOC129872693 gene encoding transcription activator GLK1-like yields the protein MMKGLEFSENSPSLSMELENKSSGVRPYVRSKMPRLRWTHDLHRSFVHAVERLGGEDRATPKMVLQLMDVKGLTISHIKSHLQMYRSMKHEHMMQVPPTHLTFWLLAEAEAANGIKRNRMDGPDQMNYPQRNFLHHYYNGNINGKAFFDGRPNSTVTTNYLDQIASSPTVFPPPWKPMPQKMMGLEGGSNPPCNMFRDFFNDCNVQDGDGNKMVRSYGSSLSNKSAASMIEEEDSRSTMSLELSLSSDISLDLTLG from the exons ATGATGAAGGGGTTAGAATTCTCTGAAAATTCTCCTTCTTTATCCATGGAGCTAGAAAATAAATCATCAGGTGTAAGACCATATGTTAGATCCAAAATGCCGAGACTCCGATGGACACATGATCTTCATCGCAGCTTTGTCCATGCTGTTGAGCGTCTTGGTGGAGAAGATC GAGCAACACCAAAGATGGTGTTACAGTTGATGGATGTGAAGGGCCTCACCATATCTCACATTAAGAGTCACCTTCAG ATGTACAGAAGCATGAAGCATGAACATATGATGCAAG TACCACCAACTCATTTGACTTTTTGGTTATTAGCAGAAGCAGAAGCTGCAAATGGGATTAAGAGGAACAGAATGGATGGTCCAGATCAAATGAATTATCCACAGAGAAACTTTCTTCATCATTACTATAATGGGAATATTAATGGCAAAGCCTTTTTTGATGGACGTCCTAATTCGACAGTAACAACTAACTATCTCGACCAAATTGCCTCCAGCCCTACTGTTTTTCCTCCTCCATG GAAACCTATGCCACAGAAGATGATGGGATTGGAAGGAGGATCCAACCCACCTTGCAACATGTTCAGGGATTTCTTCAATGACTGCAATGTTCAA gATGGGGATGGGAATAAAATGGTACGATCATATGGTAGCAGTTTGTCAAATAAGAGTGCAGCTTCAATGATTGAAGAGGAAGACTCCCGTAGCACTATGTCCTTAGAGCTATCTCTCAGTTCAGATATCTCTCTTGACCTCACCCTTGGTTAA
- the LOC129872692 gene encoding glycine-rich protein 5-like yields the protein MATKILLLVVLIITSVLAYATNARSLSATKAKATADEQNEYFQLHGPLSPFFGSFGGLRGGIRPPFGLGTGIGGFGGGIGGAFGSGFGPFAGSGGTSSAGAGTGSRINEGFEDNGGNNPNDNIDAGDLGEGGDAAIKNDMHP from the coding sequence ATGGCAACCAAGATTCTCCttcttgttgttcttattatcaCGAGTGTTCTTGCTTACGCTACAAACGCGAGGAGCCTAAGTGCAACAAAGGCGAAAGCAACAGCTGATGAGCAGAATGAATATTTCCAGCTGCACGGTCCTTTATCGCCTTTTTTTGGGAGTTTTGGTGGTCTTAGAGGTGGAATTAGGCCTCCATTTGGTTTAGGAACCGGCATTGGTGGATTTGGTGGTGGCATTGGAGGTGCTTTTGGAAGTGGTTTTGGTCCTTTCGCCGGAAGTGGTGGAACAAGTAGTGCTGGAGCTGGAACTGGTTCTAGGATTAATGAAGGCTTTGAAGATAATGGTGGCAATAATCCTAATGATAATATTGATGCAGGTGACCTAGGTGAAGGAGGTGATGCAGCAATTAAAAATGACATGCATCCTTGA